Proteins from a genomic interval of Zingiber officinale cultivar Zhangliang chromosome 2A, Zo_v1.1, whole genome shotgun sequence:
- the LOC122041573 gene encoding probable histidine kinase 4, whose amino-acid sequence MGLEMALGAGKRWWRNQNVIMATWMMLTVGICISFHCHMRTENMRKAEEMLTSMCEERARMLMEQFAVSVNQVHALAILVSTFHYQKEPSALDQETFAEYTTRTAFERRFLNGVTYARQVIHADRELFENQQGWTIKTMELKPSLIQDEHAAVIYPQETVSHIETLDMMSREEYRGNILRARATGKAVLTRPFRLLKSNHLGVVLTFPVYFSDLPADTTAEERVKATSGYIGGAFDVESLVENLLHQLAGSQEIVVNIYDITNSCEPLVLYGVHPPDGHMSSLHISLLDFGDPFRKHQMNCRYRKMPPVSLLSITTPTGIFVIFMLVGYIGYAAWSHYDNVNEDFQKMEELKSKAEAADVAKSQFLATVMHEIRTPMNGVLGMLNMLLDTELNITQKDCAQTAQICGRALIAIINEVLDCAKIKEGKLEIEFVPFDLRSVLDDVVSLFSVKSREKGIELAVYVSDRVPTILVGDPRRFKQIVTNLIGNSVKFTKRGHIFVQVHLVEDVKILDTERENGLNGYANEANITSVNAVFNTLSGLEVVNSRNTKCLGLQLCDGESLSGTIEKGSAPECVTDQVNLMVSVEDTGVGIPTCAQDRVFTPFMQANSSTSRNYGGTGIGLCISKCLVELMSGNINFSSKPHVGSTFTFTVVFQRQHRGVGADSERSLSEVLPTCFRGMRVIVVDRQPVRSTITKYHLQRLSMITEDARTINEALYRYLISSHRGKLPCILFIEKDSWDPKVNIHIQNDLLKWKQAISVHDLPKVVLLSTIESDKTRAWPHVDTVIVKPLRASTMATCFQQMLGIGRVKNKDTLNSSSFLHGLLDGKNILIVDDNKVNLRVAAAALEKYGAKVECVESGKSALSLLQPPHKFHACFMDIQMPEMDGFQATQEIRRMESSVASEEAHIEGPIEVKWRIPILAMTADVIQVTYEQCVKCDMDGYVSKPFEEAQLCNVVAKFLASQPIPEMFICTIP is encoded by the exons ATGGGTTTAGAGATGGCACTGGGAGCTGGAAAGAGGTGGTGGCGGAACCAAAACGTGATCATGGCGACATGGATGATGCTCACAGTTGGAATTTGCATAAGTTTTCATTGTCATATGAGAACAGAAAACATGAGAAAGGCAGAGGAGATGCTAACGAGCATGTGCGAAGAGAGGGCAAGGATGCTGATGGAGCAGTTTGCTGTGAGTGTCAACCAAGTGCATGCTCTGGCGATTCTTGTTTCAACATTTCATTACCAGAAAGAGCCATCAGCACTTGATCAG GAGACGTTTGCAGAGTACACAACAAGGACAGCTTTTGAGCGGCGATTTTTGAATGGAGTAACCTATGCACGACAAGTAATACATGCAGACCGAGAATTGTTTGAGAATCAACAGGGTTGGACAATCAAGACTATGGAACTGAAACCATCTCTGATTCAAGATGAGCATGCAGCTGTAATATACCCTCAGGAAACTGTTTCACATATAGAGACCCTTGACATGATGTCTAGAGAG GAGTACCGCGGAAATATCTTAAGGGCTAGAGCCACAGGCAAAGCGGTTCTTACCAGACCCTTCAGACTTTTGAAGTCTAACCATCTGGGAGTGGTTTTAACGTTTCCTGTATATTTCTCAGATCTTCCAGCCGACACAACAGCTGAAGAACGTGTGAAGGCAACTTCAGG GTATATTGGAGGAGCTTTTGATGTCGAATCTCTCGTGGAAAATTTGTTGCACCAACTTGCTGGTAGTCAGGAAATTGTCGTGAATATATACGACATCACAAATTCATGCGAGCCCCTAGTATTGTATGGAGTTCATCCTCCTGATGGCCACATGTCATCATTACACATCAGTCTGCTCGATTTTGGAGATCCATTTAGGAAGCATCAAATGAACTGCAG GTACCGCAAGATGCCTCCAGTTTCCTTATTGTCCATCACTACACCAACTGGCATTTTTGTGATCTTTATGCTGGTGGGGTACATAGGTTATGCTGCTTGGAGCCACTATGACAATGTTAATGAAGATTTTCAGAAAATGGAAGAGCTTAAAAGTAAAGCAGAGGCAGCAGATGTTGCTAAATCTCAG TTCCTTGCCACGGTCATGCATGAAATCAGAACACCTATGAATGGAGTCCTCG GAATGCTTAATATGCTTTTAGATACAGAACTGAATATAACTCAGAAAGATTGTGCACAAACTGCTCAAATCTGTGGAAGAGCACTGATTGCAATAATAAATGAAGTACTTGATTGTGCAAAGATCAAAGAAGGAAAGTTGGAGATTGAGTTCGTTCCATTTGACCTAAGATCTGTATTAGATGATGTCGTATCTCTATTTTCTGTAAAATCAAGAGAAAAAGGAATTGAG CTTGCCGTCTATGTATCTGATCGGGTTCCTACTATTCTTGTGGGAGATCCCAGGAGATTTAAGCAAATAGTCACCAATCTTATTGGAAATTCGGTCAAA TTCACAAAGCGAGGTCACATTTTTGTCCAAGTTCACTTGGTTGAGGATGTGAAAATTTTGGATACAGAAAGGGAAAATGGCTTAAATGGATATGCTAATGAAGCAAACATTACGTCAGTTAATGCTGTGTTCAATACATTAAGTGGTCTAGAAGTTGTTAattctagaaatacaaaatgttTAGGACTGCAACTCTGTGATGGTGAATCCCTGTCCGGCACAATTGAGAAAGGATCAGCTCCTGAATGTGTGACGGATCAAGTAAATTTAATGGTCAGCGTTGAGGATACAGGGGTTGGAATCCCTACATGTGCCCAAGATCGAGTTTTCACACCATTTATGCAGGCCAACAGCTCGACTTCTAGGAATTACGGTGGAACTGGTATTGGCTTGTGCATTAGCAAGTGTCTCGTTGAATTGATGAGCGGGAACATAAACTTCAGCAGCAAACCTCATGTCGGAAGCACATTCACCTTCACCGTGGTTTTTCAGAGACAACACAGAGGTGTGGGTGCTGATAGCGAGAGGTCTCTTTCAGAAGTTTTACCAACATGTTTTAGAGGGATGAGAGTAATTGTAGTCGACCGGCAGCCTGTTAGATCTACCATAACCAAATACCATCTTCAAAGGTTGAGCATGATCACCGAAGATGCTCGTACAATAAATGAGGCACTTTATCGCTACTTGATATCTAG TCATCGTGGAAAGTTGCCTTGTATCTTGTTCATTGAGAAAGATTCATGGGATCCCAAAGTCAATATTCATATTCAGAATGATCTTTTGAAATGGAAACAAGCTATTAGCGTGCATGATTTACCCAAGGTGGTTCTTCTATCGACTATTGAATCTGATAAAACAAGAGCTTGGCCTCATGTGGATACTGTAATAGTGAAGCCGTTGCGAGCAAGCACCATGGCAACATGCTTTCAACAAATGCTAGGGATTGGGAGGGTCAAAAATAAAGATACACTTAATAGTTCAAGTTTCCTCCATGGCTTGTTGGACGGGAAGAATATACTGATCGTTGACGATAACAAGGTAAATCTGAGAGTTGCTGCAGCAGCACTAGAAAAATATGGTGCTAAGGTTGAGTGCGTTGAAAGCGGTAAAAGTGCACTTTCCTTGCTCCAACCTCCCCACAAATTTCATGCATGCTTCATGGATATCCAAATGCCAGAGATGGACGG GTTTCAAGCGACGCAGGAAATACGCAGGATGGAGAGCAGTGTGGCAAGTGAAGAAGCTCATATTGAAGGACCAATCGAGGTAAAATGGCGCATTCCAATCCTTGCAATGACTGCTGATGTTATCCAAGTAACATATGAACAATGTGTGAAATGCGACATGGATGGGTACGTCTCCAAGCCATTCGAGGAAGCCCAGCTTTGTAATGTGGTCGCCAAATTTTTGGCTTCCCAACCCATTCCAG AAATGTTCATATGTACAATTCCATGA
- the LOC122041574 gene encoding 65-kDa microtubule-associated protein 6-like, translated as MAGGVRTSISLETTCGALLQELEQIWTEIGESEEEKDQMLLELEKECMKVYQKKVEEARTARARLHQSLVAKEAELASLTASLGEQIVHLKIGNSTSLKEKLGLLTPLLEDLTAKKEDRIKQFSDLLSQIEKLNAEIVGFSRCCDAAGDTFKIEEHNLSTRKLAEYQAKLRNLQKEKSDRLHKVMEQVNEVHSLCGVLGMDFRTIVEQVHPSLYEICVERSTNISDTTIKGLSEAILKLKAEKKMRTQKLQDAAKTLSELWNLMNSSEEDRKPFEVVMNMLGLPEVDVTCSGVLSMETIKQIETEIDRLTRLKVGRMKELVLKKRSELEEICINTHIEPDVSTTPEKVCALLASCLVDPSELLANIEAQITKVKEESTIRKEIIDRVNKWLLACEEEDWLEEYDKDANKYSVGRGAHLNLKRAEKARVTASKIPAIVNGLTNKVFAWEDERNSAFLYDGVRLVSLLEEYKLKRQLKEEEKRRDREHKKLQNLLLTEKEAVYGSKPTPKRSNSLRKNGNGNGFMTPSPRRNSVGSATPEVLTPRSHSGRYNSYFKETRRLSAAVPLNFVAISKEDAVPSFASVAGSVAGSPPRN; from the exons ATGGCAGGCGGCGTGCGGACCAGTATCAGCTTGGAGACGACCTGCGGCGCTTTGCTCCAAGAACTCGAG CAAATATGGACCGAGATCGGCGAGAGCGAAGAGGAGAAAGATCAGATGCTGCTGGAGTTGGAAAAAGAGTGCATGAAAGTGTACCAGAAGAAGGTCGAGGAAGCCAGGACCGCACGGGCACGACTCCATCAATCTCTGGTTGCCAAAGAAGCAGAGCTTGCTTCGCTCACGGCCTCACTTGGCGAGCAAATTGTGCATCTGAAG ATAGGGAATTCAACATCGCTAAAGGAAAAACTTGGCCTACTTACTCCACTTCTAGAAGATCTCACTGCAAAGAAAGAGGATAGGATTAAACAGTTTTCTGATTTACTGTCTCAGATCGAGAAGCTCAATGCAGAGATTGTAGGGTTTAGTCGCTGCTGTGATGCTGCGGGTGACACTTTCAAGATTGAAGAACATAATTTGTCAACAAGGAAGCTCGCTGAGTATCAAGCAAAGCTACGGAATCTCCAGAAGGAGAAG TCTGATAGGCTTCACAAAGTGATGGAGCAAGTAAACGAGGTGCATTCTTTATGCGGCGTGCTTGGAATGGACTTCAGGACGATAGTTGAACAAGTGCATCCAAGTCTTTACGAGATTTGTGTAGAGCGGTCCACTAATATTAGTGACACGACGATAAAGGGTCTCTCAGAAGCTATTCTTAAACTTAAAGCTGAAAAGAAGATGAGAACTCAAAAG TTGCAAGATGCTGCTAAAACACTTTCGGAACTGTGGAATCTTATGAATTCATCTGAAGAAGATCGAAAGCCATTTGAAGTGGTAATGAACATGCTTGGACTTCCTGAAGTCGATGTTACGTGTTCGGGTGTGCTCTCAATGGAAACAATCAAGCAG ATAGAAACCGAGATTGATAGGCTTACACGACTAAAAGTTGGTAGAATGAAAGAACTTGTTTTGAAGAAGAGGTCGGAACTAGAAGAGATATGCATAAACACGCACATCGAACCAGATGTGAGCACGACACCTGAGAAAGTCTGTGCACTGCTAGCTTCTT GCCTTGTTGATCCTTCAGAACTCCTGGCGAACATCGAGGCACAAATTACAAAAGTTAAAGAAGAATCTACGATCCGGAAAGAAATCATCGACAGAGTAAATAAATGGCTCTTGGCTTGTGAAGAAGAAGACTGGCTTGAAGAATACGACAAG GACGCCAACAAGTACAGTGTCGGTCGAGGTGCTCATCTGAATCTAAAACGTGCAGAGAAGGCGAGAGTCACTGCCAGCAAAATTCCAG CTATCGTCAATGGTCTAACAAACAAAGTATTTGCTTGGGAGGATGAGAGAAATTCAGCTTTCCTGTATGATGGG GTGCGCCTAGTGTCGCTTCTCGAAGAATACAAACTTAAAAGACAACTAAAGGAAGAGGAAAAACGACGAGACAGG GAGCACAAAAAGTTGCAAAATCTACTTCTCACCGAAAAGGAAGCAGTTTACGGATCCAAACCGACTCCGAAACGCAGCAATAGTTTGAGAAAGAACGGAAATGGCAATGGCTTCATGACTCCTTCACCCCGGCGGAATTCTGTTGGCAGTGCAACTCCTGAGGTACTCACACCGCGCTCACACTCGGGGCGCTACAATAGCTACTTCAAGGAGACACGGAGACTATCTGCTGCTGTTCCACTGAATTTTGTCGCCATCTCTAAAGAAGATGCGGTACCTTCGTTTGCATCAGTTGCAGGTTCAGTTGCTGGGTCTCCGCCGCGTAACTAA